One segment of Urocitellus parryii isolate mUroPar1 chromosome 5, mUroPar1.hap1, whole genome shotgun sequence DNA contains the following:
- the LOC144255002 gene encoding olfactory receptor 6C76-like, translating to MLSVKSASNQPLEMKNRTSVTDFILLGLTDDPELQVVIFFFIFLTYVLSVTGNLTIITLTLLDSHLKTPMYFFLRNFSFLEISFTSVCNPRFLISILTGDKSISYNACAAQLFFFIFLGSTEFFLLASMSYDRYVAICKPLHYTTIMSNKICYQLIIISWLAGFLVIFPSLTMGLQLDFCDSNIIDHFTCDSAPLLQISCTDTSTLELLSFVLALFTLLTTLALIIVSYAYILRTILRIPSAQQRTKAFSTCSSHMIVVSISYGSCIFIYVKTSAKEGVALTKGVAILYTSVAPMLNPFIYTLRNQQVKQAIKDIVRKIFAPKSSI from the coding sequence ATGTTATCAGTAAAATCTGCCTCAAACCAAccattggaaatgaaaaatagaacatCAGTAACAGACTTCATCCTCCTGGGTCTAACAGATGATCCAGAGCTCCAGgttgtgattttcttctttatatttctcaCCTATGTGCTGAGTGTTACTGGAAATCTAACTATCATCACCCTTACCCTGCTGGATTCCCACCTGAAGAcccccatgtatttcttcctcagGAATTTCTCCTTCCTAGAAATTTCATTTACTTCTGTCTGTAACCCTAGGTTTTTGATCAGCATCCTAACTGGGGACAAGTCGATTTCCTATAATGCTTGTGCTGCTcaactctttttctttatcttccttgGATCAACAGAGTTTTTCCTCCTGGCCTCCATGTCCTATGATCGCTACGTGGCTATCTGCAAACCTCTACATTACACTACCATTATGAGTAACAAGATCTGTTACCAGCTCATCATCATCTCTTGGCTGGCTGGTTTCTTGGTCATTTTTCCATCACTGACCATGGGCTTGCAGTTAGATTTCTGTGATTCCAATATCATTGACCACTTCACCTGTGACTCTGCTCCTTTGCTGCAAATCTCTTGCACAGACACCAGTACTCTAGAGCTCCTGAGTTTTGTTTTAGCTTTGTTCACTCTCCTGACCACATTGGCACTAATAATTGTCTCCTACGCTTACATCCTCAGAACAATTCTAAGAATTCCTTCAGCTCAACAAAGAACAAAGGCCTTCTCAACCTGTTCCTCACATATGATTGTTGTCTCCATCTCATATGGAAGCTGCATCTTCATATATGTGAAAACATCAGCAAAGGAAGGAGTTGCTTTAACAAAAGGGGTGGCTATTCTCTACACCTCTGTTGCTCCTATGCTGAATCCATTTATTTACACTCTAAGGAACCAGCAGGTGAAACAAGCAATTAAAGACATTGTGAGGAAGATATTTGCCCCAAAATCATCAATCTGA